From the genome of Burkholderia pyrrocinia:
GACAGGCAGTTCGACTGCACCGAGCAGTCGCCGCAGCCTTCGCACACCGCTTCGTTGATCACGACGCGCTTGGCCGGGTCCGGATAGGTGCCGCGCTTGCGGCGGCGGCGCTTCTCGGTCGCGCAGGTCTGGTCGTAGATCAGGATCGTCGTGCCGGCGATCTCGCGCAGCTCGCGCTGAATGTCATCGAGCCGGTCGCGGTGATGGATCGTCACGCCCGGCGCGAGCAGCGCCTTCTGGCTGTCGTACTTCTCCGGCTCGTCGGTGACGATCACGATCTTCTTCGCGCCTTCGGATGCGAGCTGGTGCGTGATCTGCGGTACCGTCAGCACGCCGTCGACCGGCTGGCCGCCCGTCATCGCGACCGCGTCGTTGTAGAGGATCTTGTAGGTGATGTTCGCCTTCGACGAGATCGCCGCGCGCACCGCCAGCAGGCCCGAGTGGAAATAGGTGCCGTCGCCGAGGTTCGCGAACACGTGCTTCTCGTCCGTGAACGGCGCCTGGCCGATCCACGGCACGCCTTCGCCGCCCATCTGGCTGAAGGTGCTCGTGCTGCGGTCCATCCACACGGTCATGTAGTGGCAGCCGATGCCGGCGATCGCGCGCGAGCCTTCCGGCACGTTGGTCGACGTGTTGTGCGGGCAGCCCGAGCAGAACCACGGCTTGCGCTCGGTCTGCACGTGCGGCTTCGCGAGCGCCATTTCCTTCGCGTTGATCACCGCGAGCCGCGCGGCGATGCGCGCGCGCACGTCGGACGGCAGCTCGAACTTCTCGAGGCGCGTCGCGATCGCCTTCGCGATGATCGCGGGCGACAGCTCGTAGTGCGCGGGCAGCAGCCAGTTGCCCATCGGCACCGACCATTCGCCGCCGGCGCCGTCCTTCTCGTCGAACTTGCCGAACACGCGCGGCCGTTGCCCGTCGGGCCAGTTGTACAGCTCTTCCTTGATCGCGTATTCGAGGATCTGGCGCTTTTCCTCGACGACGAGGATTTCGTCGAGGCCGCGCGCGAATGCCTGCGCGCCCTGCGCTTCGAGCGGCCACACGCAGCCGACCTTGTAGAGCCGGATGCCGATCCGCGCGCAGGTTTCGTCGTCGAGGCCGAGGTCGGTCAGCGCCTGGCGCACGTCGAGGTAGGCCTTGCCGCCGGTCATGATCCCGAAGCGCGCGCTCGGCGAGTCGATCTCGATCCGGTCGAGCTTGTTCGCGCGCACATACGCGAGCGCCGCGTACCACTTGTAGTCGAGCAGCCGCGCTTCCTGCACGAGCGGCGGGTCGGGCCAGCGGATGTTCAGGCCGCCGTCCGGCATGATGAAGTCGGTCGGCAGCACGATCTCGGTGCGATGCGGGTCGATGTCGACCGACGCCGACGATTCGACGACGTCCGTCACGCACTTGAGCGCGACCCACAGGCCCGAATAACGGCTCATCGCCCAGCCGTGCAGGCCGAAATCGAGATATTCCTGCACGTTGGACGGGAACAGCACGGGCAGCCCGCAGGCCTTGAAGATGTGTTCGGACTGGTGCGCGAGCGTCGACGATTTCGCCGCGTGGTCGTCGCCGGCGAGCACCAGCACGCCGCCGTGCTGCGACGAGCCGGCCGAGTTCGCGTGCTTGAAGACGTCGCCGGTACGGTCGACGCCCGGGCCCTTGCCGTACCACATGCCGAACACGCCGTCGTGCTTCGCGCCGGGGTACAGGTTCACCTGCTGCGAGCCCCACACGGCGGTGGCGGCCAGATCTTCGTTGATGCCGGGCTGGAAGACGATCTGGTGGGCCGCCAGGTACTGCTTGGCTTTCCATAGCGACAGATCGAGGCCGCCGAGCGGCGAGCCGCGATAGCCGGAGATGAAGCCGGCCGTATTGAGACCGGCGGCGCGGTCGCGTTCCTGCTGGAGCATCGGCAGGCGCACGAGGGCCTGGATGCCGCTCATGTACGCGCGACCGCGTTCCAGTGTGTATTTGTCATCAAGCGTGACGGACTTCAGCGCGGCTTCTAGCGACGCGCGTTGGTCTGCGTCTAGCGGGGCATTCATTAACAGTCTCCTCCACCCAGTTTGGGATCACCAAAACTCGACTGCTCCGGCGTCTTGTGAACGCGTCGGCAGTGGCCGGCATATTGGCCGGTTTTAAGCGATGGTAGCACTGGGGCAAACCCGCCGCCCGTCGGCCAAAATGTGGCGGCGCACCAGGGGAAAAAGGGCGCGATGATGCGTTACATCATGTAAATGCATGTAAAGCCGGCGCCATTTGCGGGCAAATGCCGTTAATCTTGTCGGCCTGCCGGAGGTGCCCGGCCGCGTTGGTTCGTTTCGACGCAATCGGGGAGGCGCCGGCAGTCTTACAGGAGGTGCAATGAACACACGTCATATCCAGAGTTTCCTGATCGTGTCCGCCGCGTTTTTCGCGATGACCGGCCCGGTGCGCGCGCAAGGCGCGAGCGTACTGGCGGCAGCCGGCGCGCAGATGCGCCAGATCGTGCCGGCCCAGGATGCCGTCGCGCAGCCGGCGGCCGAGCGCGTCGTCAAGTCGAAGGCGAACGCGCGTTGATCCGGTCGCGCGGCCTGCTGGCCGCGCCGCTAAATGCGAAAAGGGCGGGAATCCGAGGATTCCCGCCCTTTTTCTTTATGCAGCCGGCCCGGGTTGCCCCGGGCCGGCGCGCCGGACGCGTCAGGCCTTGTCCTGCACGACGCCGCGGCGGATCTGGTCGAGCTCGATCGATTCGAACAGCGCCTTGAAGTTGCCTTCGCCGAAGCCCTGGTTGCCCTTGCGCTGGATGATCTCGAAGAAGATCGGCCCGATCTGGTTCTCGGTGAAGATCTGCAGCAGCAGGTCGTCGCGCGCGCCGTCGATCAGGATCTTGCGCTTCTTCAGTTCGTCCAGCGATTCGCCGTGGTCCGGCACGCGGCGGTCGACCAGCTCGTAATACGTGTCGATCGTGTCGAGCAGCTTCACTTCCTTGCCGCGCAGCCCGTCGACCGCGCCGTAGATGTCGTTCGTGCCGAGCGCGATGTGCTGGATCCCTTCGCCGTGGTACGCGTCGAGGTATTCCTGGATCTGGCCGGCCGTGTCCGAGCCTTCCTCGTTGATCGGGATGCGGATCTTGCCGCACGGCGACGTCATCGCCTTCGACTTCACGCCCGTTACCTTGCCTTCGATGTCGAAGTAGCGCACTTCGCGGAAGTTGAACAGGCGTTCGTAGAACTCAGCCCACTCCTGCATGCGGCCGCGATGCACGTTGTGCGTCAGGTGGTCGATGTAGGTGAGGCCGTGGCCGACCGGGTTCGGGTTCGCGCCGGCGATCGGCTCGAAGTCGACGTCGTAGATGCTGATGTCGCCGATCGAGCCCGGCTGCGCGCCGTTCTTGCCGCGCCAGCGGTCGACGAAGTAGATCAGCGAATCGCCGATGCCCTTGATCGCCGGGATGTTCAGCTCCATCGGGCCCGTCTTGTTGTCGAAGCCCCATGCGCCGAGTTCGAGCGCGTGCTTGTACGCCTTCGCGGCGTCCTCTACGCGAAACGCGATCGCGCAGATCGACGGGCCGTGCAGGCGCGCGAAGCGTTGCGCGAACGAATCGGGTTCGGCGTTGATGATGAAGTTGATGTCGCCCTGGCGGTAGACCGTCACGTCCTTGTGGCGATGGCGCGCGATCGCGGTGAAACCCATCCGTTCGAACAGTTGTCCGAGCGCTTTCGGGTCCGGTGCCGTGTATTCGATGAATTCGAAGCCGTCGGTGCCGACGGGGTTGTCCCAGTTGGGGATCTGCATGTCGTGTCTCCTGTGCGGGGCGATCGGCCGGGGCGACGTGCGCGTGCCCGGCCTGGTTCGATGTCGAAGGCGGCGCACGCGTCGGCGTGCGCAACGAATCGGTACATGCGACAGAGTGTAGCGGGCGGTCGCGAGCGGAAACTTGCGAACTTAATCGTCCATGCCTACGATGACGCAATTTCCAGTCTCTAAATAATCATTGGAGGGCAGAAGATGGCGCAAGTCGAATTGGATGCCATCGACCGGCGGATTCTCGCGATTCTTCAGGAGAACGGGCGCCTGTCGAACCAGGAGATCGCCGAGCGCGTGAACCTGTCGCCGAGCCCGTGTCTGCGGCGGATCCGGCGGCTCGAGGAGATTGGCGTGATCACCGGCTATGTCGCGCTGCTGGATCCGCAGAAGCTCGGGCTCGACCTGCTCGCTTACGTGAGCGTGCGGCTCGAGAAGCGCGGCGGCCTGGCGCCGGTCCGGGTCGACGAGACGTCGGCGCGCGCGGGCGCGACCCATGCAGAGCTGTTTCGCGCGGCCGTGCAGACGTGGCCGGAAGTGGTCGCGTGCCACGCGATGACGGGAGACATGGATTACCTGCTGCGCGTGCAGGTCGAGGACATGGCGCATTTCTCCCGCTTCGTGCAGGAGCATTTGCTGCATCACCCGTCGGTCATCGACGTGAAGACGAGCTTTTCGCTCGAATGCTTCAAGGAGACGACGGCGTTGCCGATTCGTTCGGTGCGCTAGCTGTGCACCCCGCGGCGGGGAGAGGGGAAAAGGGGGCCGGGCGCGCGGCAGGCGCGGCCCGGTCGGCCGATATTACGCCGTCAGCGCGGCGGGCATCAGCGATTCGATGAACTTCGACGTACGGTGCGCCTGGCGCTTGAGCGCGTAGTCGAACACCGCCGCCTGTTCCTGCAGCATCTCGGCGATGATCGTCGAGTGGTCGGCCGGCGGCAGCGACAGGTACGCATCGGCTTCGCCGTACGCGTACTCGATCCGCATCCCGGACTTCTTCGCGATGTGCATCATCGTCGCGTTACGCGACAGGCAGTGCATGTACAGCATCGTCACGTGCGTGTTGCGGCTGCGGATCGCCGCGCGCTCGAACAGCTTCGAGCCGACGCCGCGGCCGCGTGCGCTTTCGAGCACCGACACGCCGAATTCGGCCGTGCGCTTGTCGCCCTCGGCCGGCAGGTAGGCCAGGTGGCCGACGCCGATCAGTTCGAGTTCGTGGTCGAACACGCCGAACACGGTGTCGCGACCGAAGTCGATCGTGCGGACATAGTTCTCGATCACGTGGTCGGGCACCATCTGGCCGAAGCGCAGCAGGCGGTCCTCTTCGTCGAGCGAGAGAAAGTGGGTGAGCATCTGCTCACGGTCTTTGGAAGCCAGTTCCCTGACGAGAACCGGCGCACTACCGGCGGTGCCGACGACATCGGCAGGGCCGTTCAATTGCGTGTTCATCGTGGGTTCCTCAATGTGTGACCGTACAGCGGGTTGTGCAACGCAACAGCATTTTACCCGACCGTCGGCCCTCGGATTGGGGAAAACCCGTATTTAACCTTATTTATGCTGGAGGATGAATTCTAAATCCGCTTAGTTAATCTTGTAGCTATTTGATTTTTAACGAATTTAAAATTCATCATATGAAATGCGCGGCGGGCGGTCGCAGTGTGCCCGTCGTGCAACGCTTGCTGCTGTGCGGCAATCAGGGCGCCGTCGACAGTCCGCGTTCGATCAGGTCGATCACCTGCTCGGCGAAGTCGCGGTAGCCGAGACGGCCGCCCGGCTTCAGCCACGTGAACGTCCAGTTGATCATCCCGAACACCATCATCGTCACGGATGTCTGGTTTTCCTTCGAGATGCGGTCCGGGTACGCACGCGCGAGCTGCCGCGTGAACGCGGCGACGATATCGCGCTGGCGGTCGAGCACGATCTCGCGCTGCGCGTCCTCGAGATACTTCACGTCGTTGAGCAGTGCGACATGACGGCTGTGCGACGTCTCGTATTCGGCGAGGAACGCGCGCACGAGCTCGGCGAACGCGTCGCGCTCGGTGAGGCCGCGCCGCTGGCTCGCCCCTTCCACCTCGGCGATGATCAGCATCAGCCGCTTCGTGTAGCGGTCGAGCAGGTCGAACAGGATCGCTTCCTTGCTCTCGTAATAGTGATAGAGGCGTGCCTTCGACGTGCCGCTCGCGGTTGCGAGATCGGACATCGACGTGCTCGGGTAGCTCGTCTGCGCGAATTTCTCGGCGGCGAGATCGAGGATCTGCTCGCGCTGGGATTCGTGGTCGGGCGCTCGGGTACGGGCCATGGTCGAATGCGGAAGATTAGCGGTGCGTGGTGGCCGCGCGGGCCGCGCGCACCTGCGTGGAGGAGAGGGCGTCAGGCGCGTCGTCCTGCAGCTCGAGCCTGCCGGCTGCCGCGAGTTCGCGGCAGCGCCACCAGGCGATCGAGTCGCTGACGAACAGGCCGCCGCGGTCGGCGTCGGCCATGATGCCGCCGACGAGGCGCCGCGCGGGCAGCCAGTCGGTTTCCGCGCGCGCGACGATCAGCGCGTCGAGATCGGCGTAGTAGCCGCTCTTGATCGTGTTGCTGACCCAATAGCGAAGTTCGGCGTTCAGGTGCTTCGCCTCCTGCCACTCGAGCGCGAGGCGGCCGATGCGCAGCACCGAGATCGGCGCGGCCACCGGCCGTTTCCGCGCGAGTTCCGCGGGCGAGAACATCCCGGTCGAGCACGCCTGGTCGGTGCGCGACAGCGACGCGCGCTGCGCCGAGTCGAGATCGGCGGCCGACAGCCGCACCTCGTTCAGGCGCTGCGGGACATTGCGCAGGTGATAGGCGACGCGGCGCAGCAGCAGCTTGTCGCCGACGCTCGGCGCATGCCAGACGACCACCTGGCCCGACTCCATCGCGAGCTGGTCGAGGCGCGCGAATTCGTCTTCGATTTCCGCGTTCCAGTCGGGAATCTGGTCGCCGAGCACGCGCTGCCAGAAGGCGGCACGCGTGTCGGGCGTCTCGTCGGCGCCCTTGAGCGGCCCGACGCCGAGATCGTCGAGCAATCCGACGACGCGCTCGTCGCGTCCGGCTTGCGCGAGTGCCTCGCACAGCGACGCGGCGGCGGTGCCGCCCTGAATCACATGAATGGTACTCATCGGCCTGTCGTCAACAAAAGAAAACCGCCGGCCGGGCGGACGTTGCGATGTCCAGCCGGCCGGCGGCCCCTAGTGTAAGCGAGATGTGTGACGGCGAGAAACCGTCCGGCGCCGCGACGCGATGCCGCTCAACGTTCGTCGTAGCTCACGACGACCTTGTCGCTGACCGGGTGGCACTGGCACGTCAGCACGAAACCGTCCTTCACTTCGTGCTCCTCGAGCGTGTAGTTCTTCTCCATCCGCACTTCGCCTTCGATCACCTTCGCGCGGCACGTGCAGCACACGCCGCCCTTGCACGCGTAAGGCAGCGCGAGGCCCGCACGCAGGCCGACATCGAGCAGGCTCACGCCTTCGTACGGCAGGCGCAGCTTGCGCTTCTTGCCGTCGAGCACGATTTCCAGGTCGGCGGCCGGCGTCTGGTCGGTGATCTCGACGACCGGTGCGCCAGCCTGCGGCAGCGGCGTGCCGAAGCGCTCGACATGCACCTTCGCCTGCGGCACGCCAGCTTCCTTCAGCGCCGCTTCGGCCGCGTCCATCATCGGCGCGGGGCCGCAGATGAACGCCTCGTCGATCGCGTCGGCCGGCATCAGCGTAGCGAGGAATTCCGCGCATTTCGCCTGGTCGAGCACGCCGTTGAACAGCTCGACGTCCTGCTGGTCGTCCGACAGCACGTGATAGAGGACGAAGCGGTTCATGTAGCGGTTCTTCAGGTCCTCGAGCTCCTCCGCGAACATGATCGCGTCGACGCTGCGGTTGCCGTAGATCAGCGTGAACGTGCTGCGCGGCTCGAGTTCGAGGGTCGTCTTCACGATCGCGAGCACGGGTGTGATGCCCGAGCCGCCGGAAAACGCGATGTACTGCTTGCCATGGTCGGCATTCAGGTGCGTGAAGAAGCGGCCGTCCGGCGTCATCACGTCGATCGTGTGGCCCGGCTTCAGCGTATCGAATGCGAAGTTCGAGAAGCGGCCGCCGCGCACGCGCTTGATGCCGATGCGCAGTTCGCCGTCGCGGTCGTAGTCCGTCGTACCGACGCAGATCGAATACGAGCGGCGCGTTTCCTCGCCGTCGATGTGGGTCTTCAGCGTGACGAACTGGCCCTGCGTGAAGCGGTACGCGTCGCGCAGCTCCGGCGGCACGTCGAAGGAGACGGTAACGGCGTCGGCGGTCTCGGGCCGCACGTCGCGGATACGCAGCGGATGAAATTGCGGGGTCGACGACGACCCCCGTCGGGCCGCCCCAAGGGGGGCGTCCGCCCCCTCGGGGGGCAGCGAACGAAGAGAGCGTGGGGGCTGTTTCATCTCAATAAGGTTTGAAGTAGTCGAAGGGTTCGCGGCAGTCGACGCAGCGATACAGCGCCTTGCAGGCCGTGGACGCGAATTGCGCGAGACGCTCGGTGCGGGCGGAGCCGCAGCGCGGGCACGCGGGCGCCGCGACGGGCCGCGGCACGAAACGCACGACGTTTTCCCGCGGCGCGGCGCTGCCGCACTGGCCGACCGGCGGCGCGATGCCGTACGCGCGCAGCTTGTCGCGCGCTTCCTGCGTGATCCAGTCGGTCGTCCATGCGGGCGCGAGCACCGTTTCGATCCGGTGCGGCGGGAGGTCGGCCGCCTGCAGGGCGGCAGCGACGTCCTCCGCGATCTGCGACATGGCCGGGCAGCCCGAGTAGGTCGGCGTGATCACGACTTCGAGCAGGCCGTCGTCCGCGCGGCGGACGTCGCGCAGGATGCCGAGCTCGCGGATCGACACGACCGGGATCTCCGGATCGGGCACGGCTTCCAGCACGTCCCATGCGCGGGCGAGCAGCGGATCGTCGTGACGCGCGGCGGGCGCGGCGTCGGCGGGGGCGGCGGTCTGGACGGACATCGTTGGGCTCCGTGGCGTTGGCCGGTTACCAGGTCGCGCCGGGGTGCTGGCGCGCGAGGCTCTGCATTTCTGCGAGCAGATAACCCATGTGCTCCGAGTGCTCGCCCTGCTTGCCGGTCGTCACATGCATCACGGGCGCCGGCAGCGTGAGCGTCGCCTCGGCGAGCGCATCGTCGACGTCCGCGCGCCATGCGGCTTCGAGCGTGGCAGGTGCCGGGCCGATGCCCGGTGCGGCGATCGCGTCGTCGATTGAATCGGCCGCGAAGAATTCGCGCGTGTACGGGGTCAGGTAGTCGAGCGCATCCTGCGCGCGACGGTGCGATTCGTCGGTGCCGTCGCCGAGGCGAACGAGCCACTCGCGTGCGTGCTGCACGTGATAGCGGGTTTCCTTCACGGATTTCGCGGCGATCGCGGCGAGCTGCGTGTCGGTCGACGTTTCCAGCGCGGTCCACACGTGCAGCATCAGCGCCGCGTAGAGGAAGTTGCGCACGATCGTCACCGCGTAGTCCTTGTCGGCGTGCGCGGTGCCGGAGACCGGGCCGTAGTGCGGCAGCTCGGCGAGCGTGAAGTTCGCGAACTCGCGCTCGGACCGGAAGTACGCGTAGTCGTCCTCCGTCTTCGTCGCGCCGGTGAGCTGGCGCTCGAGTTCGGCCGCATGCGTATACAGCATGCGCGCCTGGCCGACGAGGTCGAGGCTCATGTTGGTGAGCGCGATGTCTTCCTCGAGGATCGGGCCGTGGCCGCACCATTCGGCGTTGCGCTGACCGAGGATCAGCGCGTTGTCCGCGAGGCGCAGCACGTAGGAGAGGTGTTCGGGCGTGATCGTCATGGCGCGGGCGTTACATGTGGTTGACTTCGTCGGGCAGCGTGTAGAACGTCGGGTGACGGTAGATCTTGTCGCCCGCCGGCTCGAACAGTTCGGCCTTCTCGTTCGGATCCGATGCGGTGATCGCCGACGACGGCACCACCCAGATGCTCACGCCTTCCTGGCGGCGCGTGTAGACGTCGCGCGCCATGCGCAGCGCCATCGTCGCGTCGGCGGCGTGCAGGCTGCCGCAATGCTTGTGGTCGAGGCCCTGCTTGCTGCGCACGAACACTTCCCAGATCGGCCATTCCTTGTTCATCACTTTCTCCTGATTCCCTGATTCCTGAATTCGATGGTTGCCGCTCAGGCGGCGTGCTGTTCGGCGCGGGCGCGGCGCTTCGCTTCGTGCGCGAGCGCGGCTTCGCGCACCCATGCGCCGTCCTCGTGCGCTTTCACGCGGGTCGCGAGGCGTTCCTTGTTGCATGGGCCGTCGCCGTTGACCACGCGCCAGAATTCGTCCCAGTCGATCGTGCCGTAGTCATGGTGGCCGCGCGCGTCGTTCCACTTCAGGTCGGGATCGGGCAGCGTCACGCCGAGCACCTTCGCCTGGTCGACCGTCGCATCGACGAACTTTTGCCGCAGGTCGTCGTTCGAGATCCGCTTGATGCCCCATTTCGCAGACTGGCTGCTGTGGACCGAGTCGGCGTCGCTCGGGCCGAACATCATCAGCACCGGCCACCACCAGCGGTTCACGGCCTGCTGGACCATCGCGCGCTGCGCGTCGCTGCCCTTCATCATCGACAGCAGCGCGTCGAAACCCTGGCGCTGGTGGAACGACTCTTCCTTGCACACGCGGATCATCGCGCGTGCGTACGGGCCGTACGTGCAGCGGCACAGCGGGATCTGGTTCATGATCGCGGCGCCGTCGACGAGCCAGCCGATCACGCCGACGTCGGCCCAGGTCGGCGTCGGGTAGTTGAAGATGCTCGAGTATTTCGCCTTGCCTGCGTGCAGCGCGTCGATCAGCGAATCGCGCGATACGCCGAGCGTTTCGGCCGCGCTATAAAGATAGAGGCCGTGGCCGGCTTCGTCCTGGACCTTCGCGAGCAGGATCGCCTTGCGCTTCAGGCTCGGCGCGCGCGAGATCCAGTTGCCTTCCGGCAGCATGCCGACGACTTCCGAATGCGCGTGCTGCGAGATCTGGCGAACCAGCGTCTTGCGATAGGCGTCGGGCATCCAGTCTTGCGGTTCGATCTTCCCGTCCGCGGCCATCACTGCATCGAACCGCGCCTGCTCGGGCGACTCGGCTGCGGCGTCGAGTGGCGCGACGTTGCCGGGGATGTCGAGGGATTGCGTGTACATGGCGAGGTTCTCGTCCGGTTGAATGTGTGCGAAGTATAAACCAACCGACCGGTCGGTTAATAAATTTCTTGTGGAATTGCGGTGAGACTCGGGTAAACGAGGGGCGTCGGGGCGCGATCAGGCGGCACAAGCGCAGTCCGGTGCGGGAGCCCCGCGTCTTCTGCGGCACAATGCCCGCTTTCCGATGAGGATTTTGCCGATGTCATTCCGAAGCAGTTTCGTCGCGGCCGTGCTGGGCGCGGCCGTTTTCGTGTCGCCGCTCGCGGCTTCGGCCGCGCCGGCAGGATGGGTCGCCGCGTGGGCGACCGCGCTGCAGCCGATTCCCGACCTTGCCGCGCCGCCGCCGCTCTATCGCGCACCCGATATCGCCGGGCGGGCCGTGCGCCAGATCGTCTACCCGACGGTGTCGGGGCGGGCAGCACGGATTCGCGTGAGCAATGCATACGGTCACGCACCGCTGGTCGTCGAGGCTGCGAGCCTCGCGCGCGCCGGCGACGGCGCTGCGCTCGCCGGCGGCGCGGCCGTGCCGGTCCGGTTCGGCGGCAAGGCGGCAGTCACGCTCGCACCGGGCCAGGAACTCGAAAGCGATCCGGCTGCGATCGACGTGACGGCGGGGCAGCCGTATGCAATCAGTCTGCAGATGGGACCGAATCAACGGATGACGGTCTGGCACCGCGTGTCGAACCAGTTCAACTATGTCTCTGCGCCGGGCGATCACGTGAACGATCCCGGCGCCGCTACGTTCCGCACCCGTTTTACCCAATATGCATGGGTGACCGAGCTGGCCGTCGAGGCCGGTTCCGCGCGTGCCAGCGTAGCCGCGATCGGCGATTCGATCACCGACGGACTGCGTTCGAGCGTGAACCGGAACCGCCGCTGGCCGGACGCGTTGGCGCGTCGGCTGACGGTGTCGGGCGCCGATTCGATCGGTGTCGTGAATCTGGGCATCAGCGGGAACCGGCTGCTCAGCGATTCCGCGTGCTACGGCACGTCGCTGGCGTCGCGGTTCGAGCACGATGCGCTGTCGCGCGCGGGCGTGAAGGCCGCGGTCGTGCTGATCGGGATCAACGACATCAACTTCGCGGCGATGCCGCCGCGCGCGGGGCTCGATTGCGACCATCCGCATACGCAGGTCACGGCCGCGTCGCTGATCGACGGCTATCGCCGGCTGATCGAGGCGGCACACCGCCAGGGCGTGAAGGTCTTCGGTGCGACGCTTACACCGGCCGGGCTGCCGGCCGGACGCGAGGCGATCCGGCTCGAGGTGAACCGGTGGATCCGGAGCGGCGGCGGGTTCGACGGCGTGGTCGACTTCGATGCGGTGCTGCGCGATCCGGCGCGCCCGAGCGTGCTGCAGCGCCGATATGACAGCGGCGACGGCATTCATCCGAGCGACGCCGGTTACACGGCGATGGCCGACGCAGTGCCGGTCGAACAGTTGCAGGCTGCCGTGGGCGGCAAGTGACGCGCTCGCTCCTACTATATATAGAGGGTGAAGCGTTGCCGGCGGCCTGGAGGTCAACGGTGGCGCCCGGCCCGTCGGGCCCCAAGCCTCCGTGCGCGCCAGCGCACGGAGGCTTTTCAAAATAATTTCACAAAGGGCTTGCGGAGATGGAGGCGGGTGCTTAGAATCACGCCTCTTTCGCGCTAACGGAAACGCGGCGCGGGAGAGGGGAAGCGAAGTCGGTGGTGTGCAGCAGGTTGGGCGCACGGCTGGCGAAGGAAGATGAACCTCGCAGTCGCAACGAAGCAGTTTAAAAAGTTGTTGACGATCTGCGAAACACGGTTCATAATCTCGCTTCTCTGCTGCTGAAAACGCAGCGCTGCTGAGAAACACGATGTTCCTCGCAGAAATGCTCTTTAAAAATTAACAGCCGATAAGTGTGGGCGCTTGATGGAAGCGAGCTGATCCTCGGATCAGATAGCAAAAGTATCAAGAGTCTCACACTAAAGTAAGTCAGGTTTATGAAGCAATTCATATACCTGTCAGCTTTGAGTGAGCGACCGGTTCTTAACCGAACCGAAAACAGTAACAGGTTTAAACTGAAGAGTTTGATCCTGGCTCAGATTGAACGCTGGCGGCATGCCTTACACATGCAAGTCGAACGGCAGCACGGGTGCTTGCACCTGGTGGCGAGTGGCGAACGGGTGAGTAATACATCGGAACATGTCCTGTAGTGGGGGATAGCCCGGCGAAAGCCGGATTAATACCGCATACGATCTACGGATGAAAGCGGGGGACCTTCGGGCCTCGCGCTATAGGGTTGGCCGATGGCTGATTAGCTAGTTGGTGGGGTAAAGGCCTACCAAGGCGACGATCAGTAGCTGGTCTGAGAGGACGACCAGCCACACTGGGACTGAGACACGGCCCAGACTCCTACGGGAGGCAGCAGTGGGGAATTTTGGACAATGGGCGAAAGCCTGATCCAGCAATGCCGCGTGTGTGAAGAAGGCCTTCGGGTTGTAAAGCACTTTTGTCCGGAAAGAAATCCTTGGTTCTAATATAGCCGGGGGATGACGGTACCGGAAGAATAAGCACCGGCTAACTACGTGCCAGCAGCCGCGGTAATACGTAGGGTGCGAGCGTTAATCGGAATTACTGGGCGTAAAGCGTGCGCAGGCGGTTTGCTAAGACCGATGTGAAATCCCCGGGCTCAACCTGGGAACTGCATTGGTGACTGGCAGGCTAGAGTATGGCAGAGGGGGGTAGAATTCCACGTGTAGCAGTGAAATGCGTAGAGATGTGGAGGAATACCGATGGCGAAGGCAGCCCCCTGGGCCAATACTGACGCTCATGCACGAAAGCGTGGGGAGCAAACAGGATTAGATACCCTGGTAGTCCACGCCCTAAACGATGTCAACTAGTTGTTGGGGATTCATTTCCTTAGTAACGTAGCTAACGCGTGAAGTTGACCGCCTGGGGAGTACGGTCGCAAGATTAAAACTCAAAGGAATTGACGGGGACCCGCACAAGCGGTGGATGATGTGGATTAATTCGATGCAACGCG
Proteins encoded in this window:
- a CDS encoding TetR/AcrR family transcriptional regulator; protein product: MARTRAPDHESQREQILDLAAEKFAQTSYPSTSMSDLATASGTSKARLYHYYESKEAILFDLLDRYTKRLMLIIAEVEGASQRRGLTERDAFAELVRAFLAEYETSHSRHVALLNDVKYLEDAQREIVLDRQRDIVAAFTRQLARAYPDRISKENQTSVTMMVFGMINWTFTWLKPGGRLGYRDFAEQVIDLIERGLSTAP
- a CDS encoding DUF1835 domain-containing protein translates to MSTIHVIQGGTAAASLCEALAQAGRDERVVGLLDDLGVGPLKGADETPDTRAAFWQRVLGDQIPDWNAEIEDEFARLDQLAMESGQVVVWHAPSVGDKLLLRRVAYHLRNVPQRLNEVRLSAADLDSAQRASLSRTDQACSTGMFSPAELARKRPVAAPISVLRIGRLALEWQEAKHLNAELRYWVSNTIKSGYYADLDALIVARAETDWLPARRLVGGIMADADRGGLFVSDSIAWWRCRELAAAGRLELQDDAPDALSSTQVRAARAATTHR
- the paaE gene encoding 1,2-phenylacetyl-CoA epoxidase subunit PaaE; protein product: MPPEGADAPLGAARRGSSSTPQFHPLRIRDVRPETADAVTVSFDVPPELRDAYRFTQGQFVTLKTHIDGEETRRSYSICVGTTDYDRDGELRIGIKRVRGGRFSNFAFDTLKPGHTIDVMTPDGRFFTHLNADHGKQYIAFSGGSGITPVLAIVKTTLELEPRSTFTLIYGNRSVDAIMFAEELEDLKNRYMNRFVLYHVLSDDQQDVELFNGVLDQAKCAEFLATLMPADAIDEAFICGPAPMMDAAEAALKEAGVPQAKVHVERFGTPLPQAGAPVVEITDQTPAADLEIVLDGKKRKLRLPYEGVSLLDVGLRAGLALPYACKGGVCCTCRAKVIEGEVRMEKNYTLEEHEVKDGFVLTCQCHPVSDKVVVSYDER
- the paaD gene encoding 1,2-phenylacetyl-CoA epoxidase subunit PaaD, producing MSVQTAAPADAAPAARHDDPLLARAWDVLEAVPDPEIPVVSIRELGILRDVRRADDGLLEVVITPTYSGCPAMSQIAEDVAAALQAADLPPHRIETVLAPAWTTDWITQEARDKLRAYGIAPPVGQCGSAAPRENVVRFVPRPVAAPACPRCGSARTERLAQFASTACKALYRCVDCREPFDYFKPY
- the paaC gene encoding 1,2-phenylacetyl-CoA epoxidase subunit PaaC, with product MTITPEHLSYVLRLADNALILGQRNAEWCGHGPILEEDIALTNMSLDLVGQARMLYTHAAELERQLTGATKTEDDYAYFRSEREFANFTLAELPHYGPVSGTAHADKDYAVTIVRNFLYAALMLHVWTALETSTDTQLAAIAAKSVKETRYHVQHAREWLVRLGDGTDESHRRAQDALDYLTPYTREFFAADSIDDAIAAPGIGPAPATLEAAWRADVDDALAEATLTLPAPVMHVTTGKQGEHSEHMGYLLAEMQSLARQHPGATW
- the paaB gene encoding 1,2-phenylacetyl-CoA epoxidase subunit PaaB, which translates into the protein MNKEWPIWEVFVRSKQGLDHKHCGSLHAADATMALRMARDVYTRRQEGVSIWVVPSSAITASDPNEKAELFEPAGDKIYRHPTFYTLPDEVNHM